In Mixophyes fleayi isolate aMixFle1 chromosome 4, aMixFle1.hap1, whole genome shotgun sequence, the following proteins share a genomic window:
- the SAMTOR gene encoding S-adenosylmethionine sensor upstream of mTORC1 — protein MVVVGSRGRAMEPGRAVQDGRDNLSGYRRDHQSTAAVPVPSVRDMKLEQEKLSGVVKSIHRSLRRKYLEAGDFDKIWKEHCRDEERLCEYAAAMKNLADNHWAKKCEGEGRIEWCLGVCQEYFFNGGKRKAIEKDARRAVLKNHRPPSCEQVLVSGLDISNVPTPNQEFHHPGKIRLLDVGSCYNPFMKYEDFLAVGIDIVPAVETVHKCDFLNLQIQRPLQLAPDAFDAFLKQLKSPIDYLPAELFHVVVFSLFLSYFPSRYQRWICCKKAHELLALNGLLLIITPDSSHQNRHAMMMKSWKIAIESLGFKRMTYSKFSHMHLMAFRKTSLKTTSDLITRNYPDMLYIPQDFNFVAEEEYSSSCYARSELEDEQLAFTFSELPDTPYDSDSGESHTSSMSFYEFEDPILLLS, from the exons ATGGTTGTTGTTGGTAGCCGGGGAAGAGCGATGGAGCCGGGCAGAGCTGTGCAGGACGGCAGGGATAACCTCTCCGGTTACCGGCGGGATCACCAGAGCACAGCGGCAGTGCCGGTGCCTTCCGTGCGGGACATGAAGCTGGAGCAGGAGAAGCTGTCGGGGGTGGTGAAGAGCATACATCGGAGCCTGCGGAGGAAGTATCTGGAAG ctgGCGATTTCGATAAAATTTGGAAAGAACATTGTAGAGACGAAGAAAGACTTTGTGAATATGCTGCTGCAATGAAAAACTTAGCGGATAATCACTGGGCAAAAAAGTGCGAAGGAGAAGGTCGAATTGAGTGGTGCCTCGG TGTTTGCCAAGAATATTTCTTCAATGGGGGAAAGAGGAAAGCCATTGAAAAAGACGCAAGGAGAGCAGTCTTAAAGAATCACCGGCCTCCCAGTTGTGAGCAAGTACTTGTCTCTGGACTTGATATTTCAAATGTCCCCACCCCAAACCAAGA ATTTCATCACCCTGGTAAGATTCGATTACTTGATGTTGGAAGCTGCTATAATCCATTTATGAAGTACGAAGACTTTCTGGCTGTTGGTATTGACATTGTGCCTGCAGTCGAG aCTGTGCATAAATGTGATTTCCTTAACCTGCAAATACAAAGGCCACTTCAACTTGCACCTGATGCATTTGATGCTTTCCTGAAGCAGCTGAAAAGCCCCATAGATTACCTACCTGCTGAACTCTTCCATGTAGTAGtcttctctctcttcctttcttACTTCCCTTCACGTTATCAGCGATGGATTTGCTGTAAGAAAGCCCATGAACTCCTTGCACTGAATGGCTTGCTGCTCATTATTACCCCAGATTCTTCTCATCAAAATCGGCACGCAATGATGATGAAGAGCTGGAAAATTGCCATTGAATCTCTTGGCTTTAAGCGTATGACTTATTCAAAATTTTCCCATATGCATCTGATGGCATTTAGGAAAACGTCACTGAAAACTACAAGTGATTTGATTACAAGAAACTACCCAGATATGCTTTATATCCCTCAAGATTtcaattttgtggctgaagaaGAATATTCCAGCTCTTGTTATGCCAGATCAGAACTGGAAGATGAACAGTTGGCATTCACGTTTTCCGAGCTTCCGGACACTCCTTATGATTCAGACTCTGGGGAAAGCCATACAAGCTCAATGTCTTTCTATGAGTTTGAAGATCCCATTCTCCTTCTGAGCTAA